One genomic window of Gracilinema caldarium DSM 7334 includes the following:
- a CDS encoding desulfoferrodoxin, with protein MTQIAQIYKCELCGNIVEVIHAGEGELVCCGKPMKLLTENTTDAAKEKHVPVIEKTATGYKVSVGSVPHPMEEKHYIEWIELLADGVSHRKFLKPGDAPVAEFTLSARIVSAREYCNLHGLWKA; from the coding sequence ATGACCCAAATTGCACAGATCTATAAGTGTGAACTCTGTGGTAATATTGTGGAAGTGATCCATGCCGGAGAAGGTGAGTTGGTGTGCTGCGGCAAACCAATGAAGCTTCTGACTGAGAATACAACCGATGCGGCAAAGGAAAAACATGTACCGGTTATCGAAAAAACTGCGACTGGTTACAAGGTTTCGGTTGGCTCCGTTCCCCATCCAATGGAAGAAAAACACTATATTGAATGGATAGAGCTTTTAGCCGATGGAGTATCCCATCGCAAATTCCTAAAGCCCGGTGACGCCCCGGTTGCTGAGTTTACCCTATCCGCCAGGATTGTTTCTGCCCGGGAATATTGCAATTTACATGGCCTTTGGAAGGCATAA
- the secD gene encoding protein translocase subunit SecD: MSKRYRFFIILATVAIAFAFLYPTLRWYFMVPKEDQTLALGSREQIKSYANRKAQADIKELKELAKNGGYVPDGLSFLIKIAKENYKLAKRPAPQKWDARAVLSAFAGEKEALDAIESKYREEILALKDLHQSAVQLGLDLSGGMSVVIQANLDSLKERLGRDLTDADKEDAMNRALEVLNSRIDKFGLTEPVIRRQGNDQIYVEIPGAADPERINSIIMGKGRLAFHIVDDEATTAFRSYYREHPSDTFDGEGNLLNPSVIPADTVVRGFYNKDKYGLDTFVDYIVIKKEVGLDGNHIKNALVDRDQITGRPEVTFLLDSEGGELFYKLTSANVNKSLAIVLDDKVKSYARIQEPIRDSVRLTGFGADEANNIALILRTAALPIDLEVVNQQAIGASLGEDTIRQGLNALLGGIAAVMVFMLLYYKGAGINAMIAQILNLFLMFSILSAFNLTLTLPSIAGFILTIGMAVDANVIVFERIKEELRLGKSRKAAIDAGFDKAFWAIMDSNITTFIAALFLSQLGTGPIQGFAVSLAIGVISSVFTALFVSRLIFDFGTDILNQKSVSISWRIK; this comes from the coding sequence ATGAGTAAACGGTATCGGTTCTTCATCATCCTTGCCACGGTCGCGATTGCATTTGCATTCCTTTATCCGACCCTGCGCTGGTATTTTATGGTGCCTAAGGAGGATCAAACCCTCGCATTAGGTTCCCGAGAACAGATTAAGTCCTATGCAAACAGAAAGGCACAGGCAGATATTAAGGAATTAAAGGAATTAGCGAAAAATGGTGGATATGTCCCCGATGGGCTTAGTTTTTTAATTAAAATTGCAAAGGAAAATTACAAATTAGCAAAACGTCCTGCGCCACAAAAATGGGATGCCCGGGCTGTATTATCCGCCTTTGCAGGCGAGAAGGAAGCCCTCGATGCAATCGAATCAAAGTACCGGGAAGAAATCCTAGCCCTTAAGGACCTGCATCAGAGTGCTGTTCAGCTTGGACTTGACCTATCTGGCGGTATGAGTGTGGTAATCCAGGCAAATCTGGACTCCTTAAAAGAACGCCTTGGCAGGGATTTAACCGATGCTGACAAGGAAGATGCAATGAACCGGGCCCTCGAAGTTCTTAACAGCCGTATCGATAAATTCGGTCTTACCGAACCGGTTATTCGACGTCAGGGTAATGACCAGATTTATGTAGAAATCCCTGGTGCTGCCGATCCTGAACGGATTAATTCCATCATTATGGGTAAAGGCCGCCTTGCGTTCCATATTGTTGATGATGAAGCAACCACAGCATTTAGGTCCTATTATCGGGAACATCCCAGTGATACCTTTGATGGTGAAGGGAACCTGCTCAACCCTTCTGTAATTCCTGCTGATACGGTTGTGCGCGGCTTCTATAACAAAGATAAATATGGCCTCGATACCTTTGTAGACTATATTGTAATTAAGAAAGAAGTTGGTCTTGATGGGAATCATATTAAAAATGCGCTCGTCGACCGTGATCAGATCACTGGCCGACCAGAGGTTACCTTTCTGCTCGATAGTGAAGGTGGTGAGCTCTTTTACAAATTAACCTCAGCCAATGTCAATAAATCCCTTGCAATCGTTCTCGACGATAAGGTAAAGAGCTATGCCAGGATCCAAGAACCTATTCGTGATTCAGTACGGCTTACTGGTTTTGGTGCTGATGAAGCCAATAATATCGCACTCATTCTTCGAACGGCCGCGTTACCGATTGATCTGGAAGTAGTGAATCAGCAGGCCATTGGAGCTTCCCTTGGTGAAGATACCATACGGCAGGGTCTTAATGCTCTCTTAGGCGGTATCGCAGCGGTTATGGTATTTATGCTCCTGTATTACAAAGGTGCTGGTATTAATGCCATGATCGCCCAGATTTTGAATCTCTTCCTTATGTTCAGTATCCTTTCTGCCTTTAATCTGACCCTGACGCTCCCAAGTATTGCTGGGTTTATTTTGACGATCGGTATGGCAGTCGATGCGAATGTTATTGTGTTTGAGCGTATTAAGGAAGAGCTTCGGCTTGGAAAAAGCAGGAAAGCTGCTATTGATGCAGGTTTTGACAAGGCCTTCTGGGCAATTATGGACTCTAACATCACTACCTTTATTGCAGCCCTCTTCCTGTCTCAGCTGGGTACCGGTCCTATACAGGGCTTTGCGGTCAGCCTAGCAATCGGCGTTATTTCATCCGTATTTACAGCCCTTTTTGTATCGCGGCTTATCTTTGATTTCGGTACCGATATCCTGAATCAGAAGTCGGTCTCCATCAGCTGGAGGATTAAATAG
- a CDS encoding transglycosylase SLT domain-containing protein, with product MRYTTIIVGNILIILNFSIFASEMQPLHQHNPLQSEQYSPATEIVRSNGAAIRIKIDTEYVQNGLSAVSMNKLPLNWHGMQGVELSIPGLNALLTQQYIKQYTSPAGLQWLKAVMNRGKVYLPLIRKEVEEMNLPLELAYLPVIESAFLPTAVSRSGAVGLWQFMKNSIHGYGMVIDEWRDDRRDVLKSTQGALKKLQDNYRYFKDWPLALAAYNAGLGAVQRAVQKAGVKDYWVLCEKKHLKNETIHYVPKFLAIAFILANPSNYGLEPDWTEAPPIERIPVGRMADVKLLEEKAGIEQGILKALNPELYFGITPSDPNYLLKVPAEYKEPIEKLLRNKNENLILFYYHTIHSGDTLSALSRHYGVSVEQIKLSNPGIQDRYLKLGAKIKIPAIKNVGPYERPALPASSIAFEGTHVVKKGETLWSIALAYDVDPEVLATVNGLTLSSILREGYLLKTPIKKIENGGE from the coding sequence ATGCGATATACAACCATTATCGTAGGTAACATTCTTATTATACTTAATTTTTCCATCTTTGCTTCAGAGATGCAACCCCTTCATCAACATAATCCACTACAAAGTGAACAATACAGTCCTGCCACCGAAATAGTACGTAGTAACGGTGCAGCTATAAGAATTAAAATCGATACCGAATACGTCCAGAATGGATTATCCGCCGTTTCAATGAATAAGCTACCCCTAAATTGGCATGGCATGCAGGGTGTAGAATTATCTATTCCAGGACTTAATGCACTCCTTACCCAACAGTACATTAAACAGTATACAAGCCCCGCTGGGCTTCAATGGCTTAAGGCTGTTATGAACCGGGGGAAGGTTTATTTACCTTTAATCCGCAAAGAGGTGGAAGAAATGAACTTGCCCCTTGAATTAGCCTATCTTCCGGTGATAGAAAGTGCATTTCTTCCAACCGCGGTAAGCAGATCAGGTGCTGTAGGGTTATGGCAGTTCATGAAAAATAGTATCCATGGATATGGTATGGTTATTGATGAATGGCGGGATGACCGGAGGGATGTTCTCAAATCAACCCAGGGAGCATTAAAAAAATTACAGGATAATTACCGTTATTTTAAGGATTGGCCCTTAGCTCTTGCAGCCTATAACGCGGGTCTTGGTGCGGTACAACGGGCGGTGCAGAAGGCTGGTGTAAAAGATTACTGGGTTCTCTGTGAAAAAAAACATCTAAAGAACGAAACCATCCACTATGTTCCTAAATTCCTTGCTATAGCTTTTATACTTGCCAATCCGAGTAACTATGGGCTAGAGCCAGATTGGACCGAAGCACCCCCGATTGAACGAATACCAGTAGGGAGAATGGCTGATGTAAAGTTACTCGAAGAAAAAGCAGGTATTGAACAAGGAATTTTAAAGGCCTTAAATCCAGAGCTATACTTCGGTATCACCCCTTCGGACCCAAATTATCTGCTTAAAGTTCCTGCGGAGTATAAGGAACCAATAGAAAAGCTTCTGCGTAATAAAAATGAAAATCTTATTTTATTTTATTACCACACCATTCATTCAGGGGATACCCTGTCAGCCCTTTCACGCCACTATGGGGTCAGTGTTGAACAGATCAAACTGTCAAATCCAGGTATCCAAGACCGGTACCTAAAGTTGGGGGCAAAAATTAAAATACCTGCTATAAAAAATGTAGGCCCCTATGAACGACCTGCTTTACCAGCCTCATCAATAGCCTTTGAGGGGACCCATGTGGTTAAAAAGGGCGAGACCCTTTGGTCTATCGCATTAGCCTATGACGTTGACCCAGAAGTCTTGGCCACAGTAAATGGATTAACACTTTCTTCAATACTACGTGAAGGTTATCTACTTAAAACGCCGATAAAAAAGATAGAAAATGGTGGTGAATGA
- the sppA gene encoding signal peptide peptidase SppA — translation MLESNFLISPKEAKKFNLVDYFGREEAIQRAINELSGNEMLIQIYGDMKLSLFQKNTNLVIAAAAFYKAPSIQQDVWAEPPHIAIVYANGSTSLDGGMNARLLAKIINQLGNDNKVKGIILRVNSPGGDAVAADYVAEAVKKAKERKPVYISMGSVAGSGGYWVSMYGSRIYATPYTITGSIGVIASWFYDAGLNDKLGLSIDLLKRGSHADLQAGLILPYRDLNSQEVEEYHQWILELYNEFVSKVAEGRNMPQEKVESLAQGRIYAGNDAVNNGLIDGIQSLTSTIKALKAALKLADDADVIIDEYPYPNPFAAFLALINQTTLLANKLTLHIIKFIEDIHNPSFTPLSMYCFSETVASRIASNGTVQALMPFEILEILQENSLKETMYLKK, via the coding sequence TTGTTAGAATCCAATTTTCTAATAAGTCCCAAGGAAGCTAAGAAATTTAATCTTGTTGATTACTTTGGAAGGGAAGAGGCAATACAGAGGGCTATCAATGAACTCTCAGGAAATGAAATGTTGATACAAATTTATGGAGATATGAAACTCAGTCTATTCCAAAAAAACACAAATTTAGTAATTGCTGCTGCTGCATTTTATAAAGCTCCTTCTATTCAACAAGATGTTTGGGCTGAACCACCTCATATAGCTATTGTATACGCTAATGGTTCCACATCTCTGGATGGGGGTATGAATGCACGATTACTTGCTAAAATTATCAATCAGCTCGGGAATGATAACAAAGTCAAGGGTATAATTCTTCGGGTTAACTCTCCAGGTGGTGATGCAGTAGCGGCGGATTATGTTGCTGAGGCTGTAAAAAAGGCAAAAGAACGAAAACCTGTTTATATATCTATGGGTTCTGTAGCTGGTTCGGGTGGGTATTGGGTTTCCATGTATGGTTCAAGAATCTATGCAACTCCCTATACCATAACTGGTTCTATTGGTGTTATTGCTTCATGGTTCTATGATGCAGGATTGAATGATAAATTAGGTCTTTCCATAGATCTTCTTAAGCGAGGCAGTCATGCGGATTTGCAGGCCGGCTTAATACTTCCTTATAGAGATTTGAATTCTCAGGAAGTTGAAGAGTATCATCAGTGGATTTTAGAGCTCTATAATGAATTTGTGAGCAAGGTAGCAGAAGGGCGAAATATGCCTCAAGAAAAGGTTGAAAGTCTCGCCCAAGGACGCATCTATGCAGGTAATGATGCAGTTAATAATGGTTTGATAGATGGAATACAAAGCCTTACTAGTACTATCAAAGCGTTAAAAGCAGCCCTTAAATTAGCTGATGATGCAGATGTAATAATCGATGAATACCCCTATCCTAATCCCTTTGCAGCCTTTTTAGCTCTGATAAACCAGACAACACTGCTTGCAAACAAACTTACTCTACATATAATAAAGTTTATAGAAGATATTCATAATCCATCTTTTACTCCACTTTCTATGTATTGTTTTTCTGAAACTGTTGCATCAAGAATTGCCAGCAATGGTACTGTTCAAGCTCTTATGCCTTTCGAAATTCTTGAAATACTTCAGGAAAATAGTCTTAAGGAGACGATGTATTTGAAAAAGTAA
- the secF gene encoding protein translocase subunit SecF, producing MKQILKFSRFFLPAVILSLVLIISGIVGYVVYGGFNLGVDFQAGLIQEIQFAPTAIKLTYTGKGVAGISMDKNKLEIIISGSDVEKRTYTYTYASYPTLGSMIDAMSGIEGLAVEVVASRDVATNTLVQSAQGNPRLGSVPYGIHYITSDVGLIHIAEVRKALASLGNVSVQNLGQPKERKFLIRVEDKGTEQEFAKHTAEQISSALTNAFGEGQVAISRTDYVGARFSKHLTEQAGLLLFLTMLLILVYVSFRFKFHYAAGAVLAILHDGLIMVAFIVWLRMEFNTTTIAAILTILGYSINDTIVIFDRIRETLKLNPDSSFEDNLNRAITETLSRTFITTITTMFAVLSLFLFTTGAMRDFALALLIGMTSGVYSTIFIASAFVLFWEKKVKKDTIKAAVTASAGLKKA from the coding sequence ATGAAACAAATACTCAAATTTTCCAGGTTTTTTCTACCCGCTGTCATACTTTCTCTTGTCCTGATTATTTCAGGAATTGTGGGATATGTAGTATATGGCGGTTTTAACTTGGGTGTAGATTTCCAGGCAGGTCTGATTCAAGAAATTCAGTTTGCTCCTACTGCAATCAAGTTGACCTATACTGGCAAGGGAGTTGCAGGTATTTCCATGGATAAGAATAAGCTGGAGATCATTATTTCCGGCTCTGATGTTGAGAAGAGAACCTACACCTACACCTATGCTTCCTATCCGACTCTTGGCTCCATGATTGATGCCATGAGCGGTATCGAGGGTTTAGCAGTAGAGGTTGTTGCCTCCCGTGATGTCGCAACCAATACACTGGTGCAGAGTGCACAGGGTAATCCCCGGCTCGGTTCAGTTCCCTATGGGATCCATTATATAACATCTGACGTTGGCCTGATTCACATTGCAGAGGTAAGGAAAGCTCTCGCCTCGCTCGGTAATGTTTCTGTCCAGAATCTTGGTCAGCCAAAGGAAAGAAAATTCCTTATCCGTGTAGAAGATAAGGGCACCGAACAAGAATTTGCAAAGCATACTGCAGAACAGATCAGTTCAGCATTAACCAACGCCTTTGGTGAAGGCCAGGTTGCCATATCCCGCACCGACTATGTTGGAGCCCGGTTTTCCAAACATTTAACCGAACAGGCTGGGTTATTGCTGTTTCTGACCATGCTTTTAATTCTTGTGTATGTTTCTTTCCGGTTTAAGTTCCATTATGCTGCGGGTGCAGTGCTGGCAATACTACACGATGGTCTCATAATGGTTGCGTTTATTGTATGGCTCCGTATGGAATTTAATACAACCACCATTGCCGCAATTCTGACTATCCTGGGTTACTCTATCAATGATACCATCGTTATATTTGATCGTATCCGAGAAACACTAAAACTTAATCCGGATAGCAGTTTTGAGGATAACCTGAACAGGGCCATCACGGAAACACTTTCCCGTACCTTCATTACTACTATTACCACCATGTTCGCAGTGCTTTCTTTATTCCTCTTTACAACTGGTGCAATGAGAGATTTTGCATTAGCCCTGCTTATTGGTATGACCAGTGGTGTATATTCTACTATCTTTATTGCCTCGGCCTTTGTTCTATTCTGGGAAAAGAAGGTAAAAAAGGACACTATAAAAGCTGCAGTAACAGCAAGTGCAGGTCTTAAAAAGGCTTAA
- the yajC gene encoding preprotein translocase subunit YajC, whose protein sequence is MNTFVLPLLMGAPDQAAGAGTTASLISTFVPFGLVILIFYFLIIRPQNKKQKETEKMLAALKKGDKVVTIGGIHGVIQSVKEGTVVVKVDDSTKIEFSRSAIASVVESAKAEKTEVVTEETK, encoded by the coding sequence ATGAATACATTTGTATTGCCGCTCCTCATGGGAGCCCCTGATCAGGCTGCAGGTGCAGGTACCACCGCATCCCTTATCTCAACCTTTGTACCTTTCGGCCTTGTTATCCTTATTTTTTACTTTCTGATTATTCGACCTCAGAATAAGAAGCAGAAGGAAACCGAAAAAATGCTGGCAGCTCTTAAAAAGGGCGATAAGGTGGTTACCATTGGTGGAATCCATGGGGTGATCCAGTCAGTAAAAGAGGGTACAGTTGTCGTTAAGGTTGATGATTCTACTAAGATTGAATTCTCACGAAGCGCCATCGCTTCAGTTGTAGAAAGCGCAAAAGCAGAAAAAACAGAAGTAGTCACTGAGGAAACTAAATAA
- the rd gene encoding rubredoxin, producing the protein MKKYVCDVCGYIYDPAEGDKDGGIQPGTPFESLPADWVCPMCGASKDDFSPVD; encoded by the coding sequence ATGAAGAAGTATGTTTGTGATGTATGCGGGTATATTTATGATCCCGCAGAAGGTGACAAGGATGGGGGCATACAGCCAGGCACACCCTTTGAATCTCTGCCCGCCGATTGGGTTTGTCCTATGTGCGGTGCCTCCAAGGATGACTTTTCACCGGTAGATTGA
- the rbr gene encoding rubrerythrin, translating to MASLKGTRTEKNLLTAFAGESQARNRYTYFASKAKEEGFIQISLIFSETADQEKEHAKRLFKFLEGGEVKIEASFPAGVIGTTAENLLEAAGGENYEWQTMYPEFAKIAREEGFSAIATVFESIAVAEKQHAKRYEKLKANIDAGQVFKKDKPVVWRCLNCGYLYEGTEAPKACPACAHPQAYFELLGENY from the coding sequence ATGGCAAGCCTAAAAGGAACCAGGACAGAAAAAAATCTGCTTACCGCCTTCGCCGGTGAATCACAGGCCCGGAACAGATACACCTACTTTGCCAGCAAGGCTAAAGAAGAGGGCTTTATACAGATTTCTTTAATATTCAGTGAAACCGCTGATCAGGAAAAGGAACATGCAAAACGGCTTTTTAAGTTTCTTGAAGGCGGCGAGGTTAAAATCGAAGCCTCTTTCCCCGCTGGCGTCATTGGAACGACCGCAGAGAATCTACTTGAAGCCGCCGGTGGTGAAAACTATGAATGGCAGACCATGTATCCCGAATTTGCAAAAATTGCCCGGGAGGAAGGATTTAGCGCTATTGCGACCGTATTCGAGTCGATTGCAGTAGCTGAAAAACAGCATGCAAAACGATATGAAAAGCTTAAGGCTAATATCGATGCCGGACAGGTCTTCAAGAAAGATAAGCCGGTTGTGTGGCGCTGTCTGAACTGTGGGTATCTCTATGAAGGTACCGAAGCACCCAAAGCCTGCCCTGCCTGTGCCCATCCCCAGGCATATTTTGAGCTGCTTGGCGAAAATTATTAG
- a CDS encoding tetratricopeptide repeat protein: MIITGALQERYFFFIALLLSCSLLTCKSAPVRTIDETPIERKSEKSEEKPLSLADEIRGLIELGTPPSLQRALDLLRNRDVADTELGRTLSSVALAFYKSVYPALVIELPQIDAPVTSVYIRIIKEAEKGMYTPAPASSEDFFELLLPFIALLNEKRTERLAAAIPDLDRAMAINSKSILPYYFKGIVLERTGQREQAFSLYSKAYELSADCYPAALALARLLSVKQQNVDAINLLTELLSRYPENWAIKRDLAMLYYQTENWSRAEPALAELLQKDPKDKDVLLMRAKVLIEQKKYLQAAPLLDAYGMMDNSNATYLYLRARIQAEGFRNRDAALIFLRSILRNSPSDMDATIYLARLLIESEREVEQKEGIGMLELLLRDIKTNTHEIQNSVISTNILELAVIVAIRQQNWAQAQVYNNQLIDNRRSTTDLANAVLIQQGLKKYDQALLFARELYDRDPVNEQNTLTYVLALINAGKKEDARLIIDAKITSVSSSTLKSSYYYLRSKLKTDEESILNDLRSSLFEDPRNLDALIAMLEVYHRRKDERRAVYYLKQALSLSPDNPILQPYKKIYQNQLN, from the coding sequence ATGATTATCACCGGTGCTCTGCAGGAGCGGTACTTTTTTTTTATTGCATTGCTTCTCAGTTGTTCGTTACTTACTTGTAAAAGTGCTCCTGTACGTACAATTGATGAAACACCTATTGAACGGAAAAGTGAAAAAAGTGAAGAAAAACCTCTTAGTCTCGCGGATGAAATTCGTGGTCTCATAGAGTTAGGAACACCACCTTCGTTGCAACGGGCCCTCGATTTGCTTCGAAACAGGGATGTTGCTGATACTGAGCTCGGAAGGACTCTTTCTTCTGTCGCTCTAGCTTTCTATAAATCTGTATATCCTGCTCTTGTGATTGAATTACCTCAAATTGACGCCCCTGTTACTAGTGTATATATTAGAATTATCAAGGAAGCTGAAAAAGGAATGTATACACCTGCTCCTGCTAGTTCGGAAGATTTTTTTGAACTATTGCTTCCTTTTATTGCCTTGCTTAACGAAAAAAGAACTGAACGTTTAGCTGCAGCAATTCCAGATCTCGATAGGGCTATGGCAATAAATAGTAAGTCTATCCTTCCTTATTATTTTAAGGGAATAGTTTTAGAACGAACTGGCCAAAGGGAGCAAGCCTTTTCTTTATATTCTAAAGCCTATGAACTTTCAGCAGATTGCTATCCTGCGGCTCTGGCTCTGGCTCGTTTATTATCAGTAAAGCAACAAAATGTTGACGCTATTAATTTATTAACAGAACTACTATCACGATATCCCGAGAATTGGGCTATTAAAAGGGATTTGGCCATGCTGTATTATCAAACAGAAAATTGGTCCAGAGCTGAACCTGCATTAGCAGAATTATTACAAAAAGATCCAAAAGATAAGGATGTATTGCTTATGAGGGCTAAGGTTTTAATAGAACAAAAAAAATACCTTCAGGCAGCTCCTCTTTTAGATGCCTATGGTATGATGGATAATTCAAATGCGACCTATCTTTACTTACGAGCTCGAATTCAAGCAGAAGGTTTTCGGAATCGTGATGCGGCTCTTATCTTTTTAAGGTCTATTTTGCGAAATTCTCCATCCGATATGGACGCAACAATATATTTGGCACGGCTCCTCATAGAATCTGAACGTGAAGTGGAACAAAAAGAGGGTATAGGAATGTTGGAACTCTTACTCCGGGATATAAAAACTAATACTCATGAAATTCAAAATTCAGTTATATCAACAAATATATTAGAACTGGCGGTTATTGTGGCTATACGACAGCAAAACTGGGCACAGGCCCAAGTATATAATAACCAACTCATAGACAACCGACGCTCAACCACGGATTTAGCAAATGCAGTGCTCATTCAACAGGGTTTAAAAAAATATGATCAGGCATTACTTTTCGCCAGGGAACTCTATGATCGAGATCCTGTTAACGAACAGAATACCCTGACCTATGTACTCGCTCTTATCAATGCGGGTAAAAAAGAGGATGCTAGGCTTATCATTGACGCAAAAATTACAAGTGTAAGTTCCAGCACGCTTAAAAGCAGTTATTATTACCTGAGAAGTAAACTGAAAACCGATGAAGAATCGATTTTAAATGATCTTCGTTCAAGCCTCTTTGAAGATCCACGCAACCTTGATGCGCTCATCGCGATGCTTGAAGTATATCATCGCCGAAAGGACGAACGACGGGCCGTCTACTATCTTAAGCAGGCTCTTTCGTTGTCACCGGATAATCCAATCTTACAACCCTATAAAAAAATCTATCAGAATCAATTAAATTAA
- a CDS encoding tetratricopeptide repeat protein, translated as MSPKHFHLLALIFFLSTILSCELTTNQYSYYITGSKEKQETLKELFRLLNREMDPGEEQFSIVREIANELLNQQEYARLTNFLTDWVTSHPKDPFNGYLLLMVAYAYMKQDAGPIAAIYFNRILTKYPDLLVKGESIHFQCLKQLIQLEKKPEHQIRYYKELIARFPEKIDLGNAHFMLAQAYEKTGEWDMAIQTYSKFLPYYSSSIPGFPDALGYAMKLVDYYNSPKDWTFESLDSLVSAVKKALDSGSSRELRRLRAKVNFFAVSWGQDANQPVGMDEFNLSDFMAGNRIRYADTVDASSNANEAYLKTWGWTQRITTWYLYFRKIYFPADPEIHGRWEWAGVYYGEKF; from the coding sequence ATGAGTCCTAAGCATTTTCATTTATTAGCTCTTATATTTTTCCTATCTACAATACTCTCTTGTGAGCTTACAACTAACCAGTATTCATATTATATTACAGGTAGTAAGGAAAAGCAGGAAACATTAAAAGAACTATTTCGGCTTCTTAACCGCGAAATGGATCCAGGGGAAGAACAGTTCTCTATTGTAAGAGAAATTGCAAATGAACTTTTAAACCAACAAGAATATGCTAGACTCACCAATTTTCTTACTGATTGGGTAACTTCACATCCCAAGGATCCCTTTAACGGTTATCTCCTCTTGATGGTTGCCTATGCGTATATGAAGCAAGATGCAGGCCCCATAGCGGCGATCTATTTTAACCGTATCCTCACTAAATATCCCGACTTATTAGTGAAGGGAGAATCAATCCATTTTCAATGCCTTAAACAACTTATACAACTTGAAAAAAAACCGGAGCACCAGATCCGATATTATAAGGAACTTATTGCCAGATTCCCAGAAAAAATCGATTTAGGCAATGCTCATTTCATGCTGGCCCAGGCCTATGAAAAAACCGGTGAATGGGATATGGCTATTCAAACCTATTCAAAGTTTTTGCCCTATTACAGCTCATCTATTCCGGGTTTTCCCGATGCACTGGGATATGCCATGAAATTGGTAGATTATTATAACTCACCGAAAGATTGGACCTTCGAATCTCTCGATAGTCTGGTCAGTGCAGTGAAAAAAGCCCTCGATTCAGGTAGCAGCCGCGAACTGAGAAGACTCCGGGCTAAGGTCAATTTTTTTGCAGTATCCTGGGGACAGGATGCGAATCAGCCTGTAGGGATGGATGAATTTAACCTGTCAGATTTTATGGCGGGAAATAGGATACGCTATGCCGATACGGTCGATGCAAGTTCTAATGCCAACGAAGCCTATCTCAAAACCTGGGGATGGACCCAGCGGATTACAACCTGGTATCTTTATTTTAGAAAAATTTATTTCCCCGCCGATCCTGAAATTCACGGACGATGGGAATGGGCTGGGGTCTATTATGGGGAAAAATTCTAA